The sequence below is a genomic window from Fibrobacter sp. UWB10.
AGAGCTCTCTCGAAGGCGTGTCTGGAAACGTCGAAACGGCTCTTGCCAAGGTGGCATCCGATGTGAAGGCTGGCCTCGATGGCGTTGCTTCTGCAACGGAATCGGCTATGAATGATTCTACGAAGAATATCGCTGCTGCTGTGGCCGATCAGGTCAAACAGTCCGACGAACAGTGGAAATCTTTCATGGAACGCCTTTCTGCCGAAACGCTCAAAAATGTGGACAGCCAGAAAGAAGGCCTCGAAACGCTCAAGAATGTGGCTTTGCAGGTGGCCGAAAAGGCTCAGGCCGGTTCTGCCGAACTCAGCAATTCCGTGGCCGAAAAACTCTCTGCTCTCTCTTCGGATATTCTCGGCGCATTCCAGAAACTTTCCGAAACTTCTGCCGTGCTGCTTGAAGCCCAGAAGGCTCTTACCGAAAGTATCGACAACCGCGTGGTCAAGGAAAAAGAAGCAACCGACGCCTTGGGCGGAAACATTGTGGAAACCGCAGAACTTATGCGCGTGAACCAGTCCGAACTCAGCGCAAACCTCGAAATGCTTCGCGCAGGCCTCGAAACGATTCTCGAAAAGCTCTCTGGCGATACCGCCGAACGCGACGACGAAGAAAACTTTGTGGAGCACCTCAACCAGTCTCTGGAAGCCTTCCACGAACGCGCAAGCGAAGTGCTTATGGAAAATGCGGTCAAGACGCAGGAAATTTTGCTCGAAGTCTTGGAACAGACGCAACGTTCTTCCATTCAGCAGCATAAATCCGATGTTGAGGGCTAAGCATGCGCTTTAAGAAAGACGAAAACAGCAATCCTTGGATGGCGTACACGGACTTGGGTGTTGCCCTGGTTTCGTTGTTCATCCTTGCGTTTGTGGCGATGGCTACCCTTAAGGAACAGAAGGCCGAAGACCTTACCCGTACTGAAGAAGAAGTGCTCAGCTGTCAGGAACAGATGCGTAAAATTGCGGCCGAACGCAACGCGCTTTTGTCCAAGAGCTTGCAGACTTCTATTGAAGCGGGCCTTATCGCTCTCGAAGACGGTAAAATTCAGATTCAGGCCAGTTTCCTTTTCCCGATTAACGGTGCCGACCTTACCAAAGAAGGCGAAGGCGTGATTCGTGGTATTAGCAA
It includes:
- a CDS encoding OmpA family protein, with amino-acid sequence MRFKKDENSNPWMAYTDLGVALVSLFILAFVAMATLKEQKAEDLTRTEEEVLSCQEQMRKIAAERNALLSKSLQTSIEAGLIALEDGKIQIQASFLFPINGADLTKEGEGVIRGISKGLLEALDSTDVIMVSGFTDDTPVKSKTYTNWNLSTERAVNVVKTLIAQGFPPDRLFAAGFGEHMPKYPNDSEEHRRLNRRVEIGVTPLQKTGKEN